In one window of Primulina tabacum isolate GXHZ01 chromosome 8, ASM2559414v2, whole genome shotgun sequence DNA:
- the LOC142554207 gene encoding nucleoid-associated protein At4g30620, chloroplastic-like isoform X1 has translation MLMAPIAASVAQFPASFASSYSSSKSYNVVSHVGLPNLPLPGNQSGMVKQSLRVHSLFVEKKDNGDNSDNSSSKAGILGNMQNLYETVKKAQMVVQVEAVKVQKELAVVEFDGYCEGELIKATLSGNQQPVRIKITEAAMELGAEKLSLLVTEAYKDAHQKSIQAMKERMSNLAQSLGMPPGLTEGLK, from the exons ATGTTAATGGCTCCAATTGCAGCTTCAGTGGCTCAATTTCCCGCTTCTTTTGCTTCTTCCTACTCTTCAA GTAAGTCCTATAACGTTGTCAGCCATGTTGGCCTACCAAATTTGCCATTACCAGGAAACCAAAGTGGAATGGTTAAGCAATCTCTCAGAGTGCATTCATTATTTGTTGAAAAGAAGGATAATGGTGATAACAGTGACAATAGTTCTTCCAAG GCTGGAATCTTAGGAAACATGCAGAATTTATATGAGACAGTAAAAAAGGCGCAGATGGTTGTCCAAGTTGAGGCGGTAAAAGTGCAAAAGGAACTTGCGGT AGTTGAATTTGATGGTTACTGCGAAGGCGAGCTAATAAAG GCAACGCTTTCTGGGAACCAACAACCAGTACGCATCAAGATAACCGAGGCTGCCATGGAATTGGGAGCTGAA aAACTCTCTCTTTTGGTCACAGAGGCCTACAAAGACGCCCACCAAAAGAGCATTCAG GCTATGAAAGAGAGAATGAGCAATCTTGCACAAAGCTTAGGAATGCCACCAGGTTTGACAGAAGGATTGAAGTGA
- the LOC142554207 gene encoding nucleoid-associated protein At4g30620, chloroplastic-like isoform X2, translating to MLMAPIAASVAQFPASFASSYSSRNQSGMVKQSLRVHSLFVEKKDNGDNSDNSSSKAGILGNMQNLYETVKKAQMVVQVEAVKVQKELAVVEFDGYCEGELIKATLSGNQQPVRIKITEAAMELGAEKLSLLVTEAYKDAHQKSIQAMKERMSNLAQSLGMPPGLTEGLK from the exons ATGTTAATGGCTCCAATTGCAGCTTCAGTGGCTCAATTTCCCGCTTCTTTTGCTTCTTCCTACTCTTCAA GAAACCAAAGTGGAATGGTTAAGCAATCTCTCAGAGTGCATTCATTATTTGTTGAAAAGAAGGATAATGGTGATAACAGTGACAATAGTTCTTCCAAG GCTGGAATCTTAGGAAACATGCAGAATTTATATGAGACAGTAAAAAAGGCGCAGATGGTTGTCCAAGTTGAGGCGGTAAAAGTGCAAAAGGAACTTGCGGT AGTTGAATTTGATGGTTACTGCGAAGGCGAGCTAATAAAG GCAACGCTTTCTGGGAACCAACAACCAGTACGCATCAAGATAACCGAGGCTGCCATGGAATTGGGAGCTGAA aAACTCTCTCTTTTGGTCACAGAGGCCTACAAAGACGCCCACCAAAAGAGCATTCAG GCTATGAAAGAGAGAATGAGCAATCTTGCACAAAGCTTAGGAATGCCACCAGGTTTGACAGAAGGATTGAAGTGA
- the LOC142554206 gene encoding peptidyl-prolyl cis-trans isomerase 1-like: protein MVNPRVFFDMTVGGQPAGRIVMELYADVVPKTAENFRALCTGEKGVGKSGKPLHYKGSCFHRVIPSFMCQGGDFTAGNGTGGESIYGSKFADENFVKKHTGPGILSMANAGPGTNGSQFFICTEKTSWLDGKHVVFGQVVEGFDVVKAIEKVGSGGGRTSKPVVIADCGQL from the coding sequence ATGGTAAACCCCAGAGTTTTCTTCGATATGACCGTAGGCGGCCAACCTGCCGGCCGGATCGTGATGGAGCTCTACGCTGACGTCGTCCCTAAGACGGCCGAGAACTTCCGTGCGCTCTGCACCGGTGAGAAAGGCGTTGGGAAATCCGGAAAGCCACTCCACTACAAAGGTTCTTGTTTCCACCGCGTGATCCCTAGCTTCATGTGTCAGGGAGGCGATTTCACAGCCGGAAACGGCACGGGAGGTGAGTCGATCTACGGATCGAAGTTCGCCGATGAGAACTTCGTGAAGAAGCACACTGGACCGGGTATTCTGTCAATGGCGAATGCTGGACCTGGGACAAACGGTTCGCAGTTCTTCATCTGCACCGAGAAGACCTCATGGCTCGATGGGAAGCACGTGGTGTTCGGGCAGGTCGTCGAAGGATTCGACGTCGTGAAGGCGATCGAGAAGGTCGGATCCGGTGGGGGAAGGACTTCGAAGCCTGT